DNA from Halogeometricum sp. S1BR25-6:
GCGGAGACGCCCTCGACGAGGTAGAGGCGAGTACCGACGACGAGGCGTTCGTCGAGTCCGAATCCGAACCGGCGGTCGAAGAGGCCGACGAGGAAACCGGCGCGGACCGCGGGGACGACTCGGACGGCGGCGACGCCGAAGCCGAGTAGGCCCGACGAGGGACCGGCCGAGGCCGGCGGTACAGTTTCAAGCCGTCGGCGCGCGTGTGTCGGTATGGCACGACGAAGCCTCCTCTTCTCACCCGGCGACCGCCCGGAACTGATGCGCAAAGCGCCGACCGCGAGCGCGGACGTGATCTGCTTCGACCTCGAAGACGCCGTCGCGGCGGCGAAGAAGAGCGACGCGCGCGCCGCCGTCCGCGAGGTGCTGTCGGACCCGTCGTTCGACCCCGACGCCGAAGTCCTCGTCCGCGTCGCCGCCGAGACGGCGGCTGACGACCTCGACGGGGTTCTCGGTCCGAACGGCGACGCGGACGTCCGACTCGACGCGGTTATGCTCTCCAAAACCGGGTTCCCGGAGGACGTCCGGGACCTCGACGACGAACTCGCGGCCCGCGGGTGGACGCTGCCCGTGTTCGCCCTCGTGGAGACGGCGCGCGGCGTGCTGAACGCACCCGACGTCGCCGCCGCGGGACCGACGACGGCGCTCGTCTTCGGGGCCGAGGACCTGGCCGCCGACGTGGGAGCGACGCGGACCGAGGAGGGAACCGAGGTGCTGTACGCCCGCGAACGCGTCGTCCTCGCCGCCGCCGCGGAGGGGGTCGACGCCATCGACACCGTCTACACTGACTTCGAGGACGAGGAGGGCCTGCGGGCGGAGACGGCGTTCGCGGGGACCCTCGGCTACGACGGCAAGATGGCCATCCACCCCGCGCAGGTGTCCGTCATCAACGAGTCGTTCGCGCCGTCGCCCGAACGGGTCGAGTGGGCGCGGAAGGTGCTCCGCGCACGCGAGGAGGCCGACGCGTCGGAGGCGGGCGTGTTCCGCGTCGACGGCGAGATGATAGACGCCCCCCTCGTCGCCCAGGCGGAGCGAATCCTCGAACGCGCCGGCGAACGCTGAGGCCACCGGCGACACCCCCGAGGAGTACCCTGGCGACCCGTCGCCACGTCACTCGCGAGGCGGCGACGCACGAACGCCGGGGCGTCTGGCCCTGACTCGTCCGCCCGCGCGGCGTTCCCGGTCGGCCGAAACTGCCCCGAAACGACAGTTTCGCGTTCTGTTGACATTTGCTTCGCCAGAGTTAACAGCGTCTCGGTGAGTGCGGTACGTATGAACGAGGAGGCGAACCCCTTCGAGAGTCTGCAGGAGCAGATAGACGACGCCGCGGCGCACCTCGACATCGACGAGGACGTCATCGAGCGGTTGAAACACCCCGAACGGGTGCTCGAACTGAATCTGTCGGTGGACATGGACGACGGCTCCCGAAAGCGGTTCCGGGCGTTCCGCTCGCAGTTCAACGGCGACCGAGGGCCGTACAAGGGGGGTATCCGGTACCACCCGAACGTCTCCCGCGACGAGGTGAAGGCGCTCTCCGGGTGGATGGTGTACAAGTGCGCCGTCGTCGACATCCCCTACGGCGGCGGGAAGGGCGGCGTCGTCATCGACCCGAAGGAGTACTCCGCGGCCGAACTCGAACGCGTCACGCGGTCGTTCGCCAAGGAACTCCGCCCCGTCATCGGCCCGGACGAGGACATCCCCGCGCCCGACGTGAACACCGGTCAGCGGGAGATGAACTGGATAAAGGACACCTACGAGAAACTCGAACACACGACGGCGCCCGGCGTCGTCACCGGGAAGGCCATCTCCTCGGGCGGGAGCGAGGGGCGCGTCGAGGCCACCGGCCGGTCGACGATGCTCACCGCCCGCGAGGCGTTCGACTACCTCGACACGGAGATGGAGGGCGCCACCGTCGCCGTGCAGGGGTACGGTAACGCGGGGTCCGTCGCGGCGACGCTTCTCGAAGACATCGGCGCCGACGTCGTCGCCGTCTCCGACTCCAGCGGTGCGGTGTACAGCGAGGACGGTCTCGACACGCGGGCGGTCAAGGAGTTCAAGCGCGAGACGGGAAGCGTCTCGGACTACGACGGCGCTGACGAGGAGTTCTCGAACGAGGACCTGCTCACCCTCGACGTGGACCTGCTGGTCCCCGCGGCGTTGGAGAACGCCATCGACGGCGAACTCGCCGAGGAGGTGCGAGCGGACGTGGTGGTCGAGGCGGCGAACGGACCGCTCACGCCCGACGCCGACGACGTCCTCACCGAACGCGACGTCTCCGTCTTCCCCGACATCCTCGCGAACGCCGGCGGCGTCACCGTCTCCTACTTCGAGTGGGTACAGAACCGCCAGCGGTTCGCCTGGACCGAAGAGCGCGTCAACGACGAACTCGAACGCGTCATCACCGAGGCGTTCGACACCCTCGTCGACGCCTACGAGGCGCACGACCTCCCGAACTTCCGCACCGCCGCCTACGTCGTCGCCATCCGCCGCGTCGTCGACGCCTACACTGACAACGGTAACTGGCCCTGAACCGACAGCAGACGCCCCGAGCCCGACAATTAGTACCGGATACAGCTCCCGGAAATCTTCCTTATTTACGCACCCTCTAAGTAAGAATTATATGCAATCACTCTAAATTGCGAGCATGTCTCTTACGGAACTCATCGCCGGCGTCGAAGACAGCGAAAAGACGCTCGTGGTCCACAACGCCGACGACTCGACGGTCGACTCGGTCGTCGAGCGGTTCGCCGACCGCAACGTGACCGTGGCGACGGCCTCCACGGAGTCCGGGCCTCCGGAGTACGTCGTGCTCTCGGAGGGCAACCGGGTGCTCTCGGCCACCTCGCTCGCCGAAATCGTCCCCGACGGCGGCCGGCCGCGGACGCCGGGGTTCGACTCGGAGCCGTACAAACCGATTCTGGACGAACTCGACGAGACGATGTTCACCTCCTACGACTGGCGGCGGATGCTGGCCGCCTCGCGGGAGATAGAGGACCGCGCGTGGCGCGCCGGGGAGGGAACCCTGTACGCCGGGTTTCAGAACTACTCGACCTTGGAGAAGCAACTCGCCGTCTACGAACAGTTGGGGACGAAGGCGGACCTCGACGTGACCGCCTTCGCCTTCCCGGACGTCGACCTCCCGGAGCACGAACGAACGTTCGACGTCTTCCCCGAACGCGCCGCCGAGATTCGCGACACCTGGTTCGTCGCCTTCGACGGCGGCGGCGACGAGGAGTCCAAGTGCGCGCTCCTCGCCGAGGAACGCGAACCGCGCCAGTTCTACGGCTTCTGGACGTACGACCCGGGGACGGTCGACTACATCTTCGACCACCTCGGGGAGACGTACCTCGACGGACGCTCCGACAAGCGTCCCGCCGCCGGGTGCTGAGTTCGGAGGTGGACGGCGCGCGTGGGTAGTTCTCAACGTCTCGACCGACGCCGGTCTTCGTCGCACTGCGCGACGACATATACACGAACGTGCGCTTTTCTCTCCACTATCCGAAGCGAGTGATTCAAGTTGGTCCCACACGCGCTATCCGACGATGCGTCAGGACCACCTCATCTCCGCGGCGCAACTGTCGCGGGACGACGTCGAGGCGGTGCTCGACCGCGCGGCGGACATCGACGCCGACCTGGAGGCGTGGCGCCAACGGCGCGCCGGGTCGGTGCTCGGCCTGTGTTTCTTCGAACCCAGCACCCGCACGCGGATGAGTTTCGACACCGCGATGAAGCGACTCGGGGGACGGACCGTCGACATGGGGCCCGTCGACTCCACGTCGGTCAAGAAGGGCGAGAGCCTGGCCGACACCGTCCGCGTCGTCGAGGGGTACGCGGACGCCATCGTCCTCAGACACCCGCTGGAAGGCGCGGCGAAGATGGCCGCGGAGTTCGTCGACGTCCCCGTCATCAACGCGGGCGACGGGGCCGGTCAGCACCCCTCGCAGACCCTCTTGGACCTCTACACCATCCGCGAGAACGCCGGCCTCGACGACCTCACCGTCGGCGTCATGGGCGACCTGAAGTACGGGCGGACGGTCCACTCGCTGGCCGAGATGCTGACCAACTTCGAGAGCCGTCAGCACTTCATCAGCCCCGAGAGCCTGCGTCTGCCCCGCAGCGTCCGCTATGACCTGCACGCCTCGGGCGCGCAGGTCCGCGAACACACCGACTTGGCGGAGGTTCTCCCCGAACTCGACGTGCTGTACGTGACGCGCATCCAGCGCGAGCGCTTCCCCGACGAGAACGAGTACCGGAAGGTCGCCGGCCAGTACCAGATCGGACCCGACGACCTCGACGGCGCCAAGGACTCGCTGACCGTGATGCATCCGCTACCCCGCGTCGACGAAATCGCCCCCGAGGTGGACGAGACGCCGCACGCGAAGTACTTCGAGCAGGCGCACAACGCCGTCCCCGTCAGGATGGCGCTGCTCGACATGCTCCTGGAGGGAGACGAATGAGCGACACGAACAAACAGCTCCGCGTCTCGAAAATCCGCGACGGTACCGTCATCGACCACCTCGCCGCCGGGCAGGCGTTGAACGTCCTCGCCATCCTCGGCATCGACGGCTCCGGCGGCGAGGGCGTCTCCATCGGGATGAACGTCCCCTCGGACCGACTCGCCCGCAAGGACATCGTGAAGGTCGAGGGCCGGGAACTGAGCCAGTCGGAGGTGGACGTGCTCTCGGTCATCTCCCCGGAGGCGACCATCAACATCGTCCGCGACTACGAGGTGGTCGAGAAGAAACGGGTCGAGCGTCCCGAGGAGGTGACCGGCGTCGTCTCCTGTCCGAACCGAAACTGCATCACGAACGCCGACGAACCGGTCGTCTCGCGGTTCGAGGTGCTCTCCGACGGCCTTCGCTGCGGCTACTGCGGCGACATCGTCCGCGAGGGCGAGGTCGCCGAGAACCTCGACGTCTCCTAGTTACCGCCCGACGCCGTCGGCCCGTCGCTCACGCTCACGTTCGCTCTCCTCGCCTGCGTCGTCGTGGCAGACGGATACGTTCCGGAACTCGAACCGAGCGCCGGCGCCGACGTCCGCTAACGCCACCTCCCAGCCGTGCGCCCCAGCCAGCGACCGGACGATGTGGAGACCGAACCCCGTCCCCCCGGCGGCGGTGGAGACGCCCGAGTCGAACAGCGTCCCGCGGACCGCCTCGGCCACGCCGGGACCGTCGTCGGCGACGAAGAAGCCGCCCGGGAGGGCACCGACGGTAACGGTGACCGCGCCGACGTCGCCCGACCGCGGGCCGTCTGCGGAGCCGTGCTCGACGGTGTCGCCGGACTGCGTCCGGCTGCTTGTGGAGCTATGCTCCACACTGTCGTCGGGCGTCGCCCGACTGCTCGTGGAGCCGTGCTCCACGGAGTTCCGAAACAGGTTCTCGAAGAGGCGCCGCAGGTACTCCTCGTCCGCGAGCACCGTCCGGTCCGTCTCCACTCGCAGCGTCGCCGCGTCCGTCTCGACCGTCGCCCACGCCGCCCTGGCGACGGCGGCGAGAGAGACGGGCTCTGGGTCCTCGACGACGAGTCCGTCGCGGGCCGTCCGCAGCACGTCGTCGACGATGGCGTTCATCCGGTCGAGGGCTTCGGCGACCCGGCCGAGGTTCGACGAGTCGTTCCCCGCGCGTTCGAGGTCGAGAAAGCCCGTCGAGACGGCGAGTGGGTTCCGCAGGTCGTGGGTGACGACGTTGGCGAACTCCTCCAAGCGCTCGTTCTGCTGGCGAAGCTGTCGCTCCCGTCGTCGCTGGTCGGTCACGTCGCGGCCGACGCCGCAGAGGCCGACGAGGCTGCCGTCCGGCGCGGTGAGCCGACGTCCGGTGAGTTCGAACAGTACCAGCCCTTCCGTCGTCTCCCCGCGCGCCTCCACCGTCGTCTCCCCCTCGCGGACGGCCGCCGCGGCGGCGCGCTCGACCGCCGGGCGGTCGGCTTCGAGGAAGAACTCCGTCGGGCGCATCCCGCGAAGCTCCTCGTCCGTCAGGTCGAACAGCTCGCTCAGCCGGCGGTTCCAGCGGGCGAGGCGGAACTCCGCGTCGAAGACGTAGAACACGTCGTCGAGCGCGTCGACGGCGTCCTGCAGGAACGCTCCGGGGGTGACGTACGCCGACGGGAGGCGGGTGGCGCCGCCGAGCGCGACCGTCCGGGAGACCAGCGCTCCGACCTCCTCCTCCGAGCGGACGGGGAGATAGGCGGAGACGCCGGCGTCGACGGCGTCGCGCGCGAGTTCGTCCGAGCCCTCGACGACGGTGAGGACGACCGGAAGCTCCTCCCACCGGCGGCGGGCGTCGAGGAGGAGGTCGAGTCCGTCGCCGTCGGGCAGGGAGGGAGCCGCGACGAGACAGGACGGCGGCCCGGTCGACGCCAGCGCGGAGAGGGCCGCCTCGGCGGTGTCGGCCGTCCGGAGCGTGTGCTCGGCGGCGTCGGCCTCGAACCGCGTCCGGAAGCGGTCGCGGCGGCCGGCGTCGCCGTCGACGTAGAGCACGCGAACACACTCGCTCTCAGCACTCATTTCGGTCGTATCCAACAGACAGGGCGACGTGAGAGGATAAAAACGTTCTGTCGAGACGACAGTATCGTCACGGGAGCGAGCGAAAGAGCGGACGACGCCGGGAGCAGTCCCGGCGCGGAACCGCGCGACGGCGAGGGGAACGCATTTGTACCGAACCGTCGTACCGTCGAACATGTCCGGAAAAGCAAAACTGCTCGTGGTGCTCGCACTGGTCGCCGTCGTCTACGTTCTCGTCTCCGGTGGGAGCGAACCCATCGAAGTCGAAGTCGAGGAGTAGTTCCCCGTCTCGCACCGCACCGCATCGCATCGCACCGTATCGCATCGCGCGACCGCTCCCGCCCCGAGTTCTTCGCGTCGCCGTTCGACCAGCGACGGCGACGGGTCGGCGGACGCCGAGAGCGAACGACTCATGGCGCTCGCTCGGTAACGTCCGGCCATGTACGGCGTCGTCACGCGAAACCCGGACGAGGTGGAGTGGCCCGACTTCGACCGGGCGTTCTACGAGGTCAAAGACGTCACCGGTCGGGCGGCCGAACCCCTCCCCGAGGCGGTGAACATGGTGTCGTGCTTCGGCGACACGGCCGCCGCGGAGGACAATCCCGAACTCGTCCCGGTCGACGACGAGGGGAACCTCGCCACCCGCGACCAGCGGTTCTTCGATTGGGCGTACATCTGCCCGACGAACGAGGACTACCGCGCGGGCTTACTCGAAATCGTCTCCGACTGCGCCGCCGAGAACGCGGACGTCCGTCTAGATGACGTCGGCTTCCCCCGCGACGGCTACTGTCACTGCGAGCGCTGCGAGCGACTGTTCGACGAGTGGGTCGCGGAGCACGACGCCGACGGCGACGAGGCCGACTGGTACGCGTGGCGCGCGGAGGTCATCACCGAGTTCGTCGCCGAGGCGGCCGAGCGAATCCCCGGCCGGACCTACCTTACGCTGTACCCCGACCCGTACCCCGGCCACCTCTACGAGCGGGCCGGCCTCGATATCGAGGCGCTCGCCGAATACGTCGACGAGTTCGTCGTCCCCCTGTACGACGTCCACTACGGGACGACCTACTGGCTGGAGACCATCGCGAAGGGCTTCCGGTCGCTTCTGGACCCGCTCGACGTCCCGTTCGCGATCGAGTTGTACGCCGTCGACGCCGAGATGGAGATGGACGACCTCATCCACGCCACGGAGGTGGCGGAGGCCTACGCCGACGAAGTCTACTTCGGCTACGACGCCTCGAACGCCGCCGCCGCCCTCCGACGCAAACGCGCCGACCAGCAGGAGGGCGTCACCCACCGGCCGGGAGACGAGAACTGAACGGCGGGCGGCGGGGTCGCCCCGAGCGGTCGGCGCGGTCAGACCGCTCCCGAGAGGAACGCGATGACGACGAAGCCGGTGACGAACACGAGGAAGGCGACGACGAAGAGACCGAGGATGAGCCGCCGCTGGCCCGATGTCGGGTCTGCCATAGTCGTCCGGTAGGGCGGGGGCGGTTTATACTGCCCGGCGCCGGTGGGATGGGCCACGAGCGCGGCCCCCACCCGCGGCGGCGACGTGGAGGCTTTTGTCCCGCCGGGCCGAACCGCCCGACGATGCCCGAGTTAGATTCGCTCGACCACGAACGCTACGTCGAGAAGGCCATCGCCCTCGCGCGCGAGGCCGGCGAACGCGGCGACGGCCCGTACGGGTCGCTGCTCGTCGTCGACGACGCCGTCGCGATGGAGGAGACGAACCGCGAGCGAACGGAAGACGACGTGGCGCTCCACCCGGAACTCACCGTCGCGCGGCGGATGGCGCGCGAACTCGCCCCCGACGAACGCGAACGCGCGGTGCTGTACACGAGTACCGAACCCTGTCCGATGTGTTCGGGAGGGCTGTCGATATCGAACGTCGGCGCCGTCGTCTACGGCGTCTCGGGGGCCCGCGCCGCCGCGGAGTTCGGCGGGAGCGAAGGCGTCCCGTGCGGCGAGGTGTTCGAGCGACGCGGCCGCGACGTCGACGTGGTCGGCCCGGTTCTCGAGGCGGAGGCGCTCGCCGTCCACCGGGAGTTTCGAGACGGAGCGGACGCGGACTGAGGTGCGTCTACGTCCGTTCAGACGTCTTCGAGGGGGTCCGCGTTGCCGAAGAACGGCTCCGGACCGTCCGAGGGGGCGGCCCACTCGGCGGCGTTGGCGAGGACGTCGCGGATGTCGTCGCGGTAGTAGATGGGGTAGGTCTCGTGACCCGGGCGGAAGTAGAACACCTTGCCGGACCCGCGGTTATAACAGCACCCCGACCGGAACACCTCGCCGCCCTCGAACCAACTCGTGAAGACGAGGTCGTCCGGCGCGGGCACGTCGAAGCGCTCCCCGTACATCTCGGCCTCGGGCACTTCGAGGTACTCGGACATTCCGGAGGCGATGGGGTGGCTGGGTTCGACGACCCAGATGCGCTCTCTCTCGTCGGCCTCGCGCCACTTCAGCGCGCAGGAGGTTCCCATCAGGCGCTTGAACGGCTTGGAGTAGTGCCCCGAGTGGAGCACCAAGAGGCCCATCCCCTCGCGGACGCGTTCGACCACCCGGTCGACGACGTGGTCGGACACCTCGTCGTGGGCGCGGTGTCCCCACCACGTCAGCACGTCCGTGTCCGCGAGAACGCCCTCAGAGAGGCCGTGTTCGGGGTCGTCGAGCGTCGCCGTCCGCGTCTCGAACCCGCGCTCGTCGAAGCCCTCGGCGATGGCCGCGTGGATGCCGTCGGGATACACCTCGGCCACCTCGTCGCTGTCGCGTTCGTGCCGGTACTCGTTCCAGACCGTGACGGAGAGGTTCTCGCTCACGGCGCCTTCGACACGCGGGTCGACCAAGTAGCCACCGCTCCACGCTGACTCGGCCGTGGATGTCTTAGAATATCAGTATCGATTTTGGTTCTTCGAACTCGCTTCAGTTCGGCCGTCCGTTCGTCCGTATACTCCGAGGCGAACGAACCCGCAAGAAGGTCCTCCGGGCGTACGCGTTCGTGGTCATAACCATCAGTGCGGCGACGTAGACGGCTCCGAGGAGGAGTATGTGCACGAGGTCGATAGCGAACGCGGCCCGCTCTCTGATTCCCATACCGGATACATCCCGAGCGGGAATAAGAACGTTCGCCCCCAAATATCAGAATTGATTCTGCTACGTTCCTTCGAAGTCGGGGTCGCGGCGTTCGAGGAAGGCATCGACGCCCTCGGCGTGGTCGGCGGTACCGAACAGCGACGCCTGCGCCGCCGCTTCGTGTTCGATGGCGGTGTCGAGCGACACCTCGAAGCCGCGTCGGAGGAGGCGCTTGGAAGTTCGCAGGGCCGCCGTCGGTCCGGCGGCGATATCGGCGACGAACGAGTCGAAGGCGCCCTCGAACGACTCGTCTTCGCTTCCGCTTTCGCTCTCCTCCCCGGCCGCCGCGCCGAACACGCGGTTCGCCAACCCGAGGTCCGCGGCGCGTTCGGCGTCGAGCACCTCGCCGGTGTAGACGAGTTCCTTCGCGAGGCCAGCGCCGACTTCCCGGGGGAGGAGGTAGGAGACGCCGGAGTCGACGGCGAGGCCGAGTTGCTCGAAGTTGAAACCGATCTTCCCTTCGGGTGAGAACACCCGCAGGTCGCAGGCGAGAGCGAGGGCGCCGCCCGCGCCGATGGCCGGTCCGTCTATCTTCGCGACGGTCGGAAACTGGCAGTCGTGAACGCGTTTCACCGCGCCGGCCGTGTCGTCGATGACGTGCCGGACGGCCTCCTCCATCGACTTCTCGCCCCCGCGGAGTTCCAACATCGCGTTGACGTCGCCGCCGGCGCAGAACGCCCCGCCCGAGCCTTCGAGGACGACACAGCGCGTGTCGTCGTCAAGCGAATCGAGCGCATCCCGGAGGCCGGCGGTCACGTCCTCGGTCAGTGCGTTCCGCACGTCCGGTCGGTCGAGCGTCACCGTCACCACGCCCGCGTCCCGAGCCACGGACACCGAGTTGTCAGTTTCTTCCGTCATGCGACGGTCGACGCGCGCGGCGCACAAAAGCTCACGGTCGACCCTCGGGTTCGGAGGACGTGCCGGGATCAGTACAGCGAGTTCAGTGCGTCGCCCGCCAGTCCCGTTCCTTCGGGAACCGCCATCGCGCCGTCGCGGACGGGCGCCGGGTCGGGGGCGAGGTCGTCGGCCAAGAGCGACCCCGTGGCGAGGCCGCACGCCCGGACGTCGGGGACGGCGGCGGCGACGTGGAGGGCGCCGAGGCGGGCGACGACGGCGTCGATGGTCGTCGTGACCACCGCGTCGGCGCCGGCGTCGCGGGCCGCGCGCGCAGCGTCGAGCGCCCGGTCGGGCCCGCCCAACGCCATCGGTTTGAGGACGAGGACGTCGGCGGCGTCGGCCGCGAGCACCTCGCGCGCCGAGTGCGACGCTAAGGATTCGTCGACGCCGACGCCGACGCCGCGCCCGCGGAGGGACGCGAGGCCCGACAGGTCCTCGGCGGGGAGCGGTTGCTCGACGTAGGCGAACCCAAGGTCGGCGACCGAATCGAGCATCTCGCGGGCCGTCTCGCGGTCCCACGCGCCGTTGGCGTCCGCACGGAGTTCGGCGTCCGGCGCGGCGTCGCGGGCCGCACGCAGTCGTTGCTCGTCCTCGGCCGCCTCCCGCGCGCCGACTTTGATTTTCACCGCGTCGAACCCCTTTTCGACGGCGTCGTGCGTCGCGTCGGCCGTCTCTCGAGGCGTTCCGTCGCCGACGGTGGCGTTCACCGGGACGGCGTCGGCCGCCTCCGCAGAGTCGAACGGCCCTTCGGCCGCGAGACGGTCGCAGAGTCGCTCGTCCGCCGCGCGGGCGTCGGCGTCCGCGCGGGCGAGCGAGACGCCGTGCCTCGCGGCGGGCGTCGTCGCGTCGGGGGTCCCGTCGTCGAGCGCCGCCCGACAGTCGTCGAGCGACTCGGTCCACCCTGGGAGCGGCGTCGCCTCGCCCAGACCGCTCGCGGGTCCGTCAGCGCCGTCGTCGTCGCTGTCGTCACTGTTGTCGTCGCCACTGTCTCCCCGGCCGCGGCCGAGGCGGACGAGGAACCCCTCGCGCGCCTCGATGGGGCCGTTGGCGGTTTCGAGTGGGTCGGTCAGCCGTAGCGAAAACCGTTCGAGGCGCATCAGAGCGGAAACTCCGCGACCGAGAGGCCGATTCCGAACAGCAGCGAGTGCACGAACAGCAGCTTTCCCGTCCGTTCGAGCGCCGGATTCAGCGCCGCGCCCGACGTCTCGGTGAACACCGTCCGCGCGACGGAGATGGCGTACGGGAGCGTGAGCAGGGGGAGGAGGACGGCGACGCCGAATCCCTCGCGGGCGAGGAACCAGAGGGGGACGGCGTACGCGAGGACGAGCATGGCGGCGTACTCCGCGCGGGAGAAGCCGTAGCCGAAGCGGACGGCGAGCG
Protein-coding regions in this window:
- a CDS encoding PAS domain-containing protein; this translates as MDTTEMSAESECVRVLYVDGDAGRRDRFRTRFEADAAEHTLRTADTAEAALSALASTGPPSCLVAAPSLPDGDGLDLLLDARRRWEELPVVLTVVEGSDELARDAVDAGVSAYLPVRSEEEVGALVSRTVALGGATRLPSAYVTPGAFLQDAVDALDDVFYVFDAEFRLARWNRRLSELFDLTDEELRGMRPTEFFLEADRPAVERAAAAAVREGETTVEARGETTEGLVLFELTGRRLTAPDGSLVGLCGVGRDVTDQRRRERQLRQQNERLEEFANVVTHDLRNPLAVSTGFLDLERAGNDSSNLGRVAEALDRMNAIVDDVLRTARDGLVVEDPEPVSLAAVARAAWATVETDAATLRVETDRTVLADEEYLRRLFENLFRNSVEHGSTSSRATPDDSVEHSSTSSRTQSGDTVEHGSADGPRSGDVGAVTVTVGALPGGFFVADDGPGVAEAVRGTLFDSGVSTAAGGTGFGLHIVRSLAGAHGWEVALADVGAGARFEFRNVSVCHDDAGEESERERERRADGVGR
- a CDS encoding mandelate racemase/muconate lactonizing enzyme family protein; amino-acid sequence: MRLERFSLRLTDPLETANGPIEAREGFLVRLGRGRGDSGDDNSDDSDDDGADGPASGLGEATPLPGWTESLDDCRAALDDGTPDATTPAARHGVSLARADADARAADERLCDRLAAEGPFDSAEAADAVPVNATVGDGTPRETADATHDAVEKGFDAVKIKVGAREAAEDEQRLRAARDAAPDAELRADANGAWDRETAREMLDSVADLGFAYVEQPLPAEDLSGLASLRGRGVGVGVDESLASHSAREVLAADAADVLVLKPMALGGPDRALDAARAARDAGADAVVTTTIDAVVARLGALHVAAAVPDVRACGLATGSLLADDLAPDPAPVRDGAMAVPEGTGLAGDALNSLY
- the pyrB gene encoding aspartate carbamoyltransferase translates to MRQDHLISAAQLSRDDVEAVLDRAADIDADLEAWRQRRAGSVLGLCFFEPSTRTRMSFDTAMKRLGGRTVDMGPVDSTSVKKGESLADTVRVVEGYADAIVLRHPLEGAAKMAAEFVDVPVINAGDGAGQHPSQTLLDLYTIRENAGLDDLTVGVMGDLKYGRTVHSLAEMLTNFESRQHFISPESLRLPRSVRYDLHASGAQVREHTDLAEVLPELDVLYVTRIQRERFPDENEYRKVAGQYQIGPDDLDGAKDSLTVMHPLPRVDEIAPEVDETPHAKYFEQAHNAVPVRMALLDMLLEGDE
- a CDS encoding Glu/Leu/Phe/Val family dehydrogenase; protein product: MNEEANPFESLQEQIDDAAAHLDIDEDVIERLKHPERVLELNLSVDMDDGSRKRFRAFRSQFNGDRGPYKGGIRYHPNVSRDEVKALSGWMVYKCAVVDIPYGGGKGGVVIDPKEYSAAELERVTRSFAKELRPVIGPDEDIPAPDVNTGQREMNWIKDTYEKLEHTTAPGVVTGKAISSGGSEGRVEATGRSTMLTAREAFDYLDTEMEGATVAVQGYGNAGSVAATLLEDIGADVVAVSDSSGAVYSEDGLDTRAVKEFKRETGSVSDYDGADEEFSNEDLLTLDVDLLVPAALENAIDGELAEEVRADVVVEAANGPLTPDADDVLTERDVSVFPDILANAGGVTVSYFEWVQNRQRFAWTEERVNDELERVITEAFDTLVDAYEAHDLPNFRTAAYVVAIRRVVDAYTDNGNWP
- the pyrI gene encoding aspartate carbamoyltransferase regulatory subunit encodes the protein MSDTNKQLRVSKIRDGTVIDHLAAGQALNVLAILGIDGSGGEGVSIGMNVPSDRLARKDIVKVEGRELSQSEVDVLSVISPEATINIVRDYEVVEKKRVERPEEVTGVVSCPNRNCITNADEPVVSRFEVLSDGLRCGYCGDIVREGEVAENLDVS
- a CDS encoding nucleoside deaminase, producing MPELDSLDHERYVEKAIALAREAGERGDGPYGSLLVVDDAVAMEETNRERTEDDVALHPELTVARRMARELAPDERERAVLYTSTEPCPMCSGGLSISNVGAVVYGVSGARAAAEFGGSEGVPCGEVFERRGRDVDVVGPVLEAEALAVHREFRDGADAD
- a CDS encoding enoyl-CoA hydratase/isomerase family protein — translated: MTEETDNSVSVARDAGVVTVTLDRPDVRNALTEDVTAGLRDALDSLDDDTRCVVLEGSGGAFCAGGDVNAMLELRGGEKSMEEAVRHVIDDTAGAVKRVHDCQFPTVAKIDGPAIGAGGALALACDLRVFSPEGKIGFNFEQLGLAVDSGVSYLLPREVGAGLAKELVYTGEVLDAERAADLGLANRVFGAAAGEESESGSEDESFEGAFDSFVADIAAGPTAALRTSKRLLRRGFEVSLDTAIEHEAAAQASLFGTADHAEGVDAFLERRDPDFEGT
- a CDS encoding ThuA domain-containing protein produces the protein MSENLSVTVWNEYRHERDSDEVAEVYPDGIHAAIAEGFDERGFETRTATLDDPEHGLSEGVLADTDVLTWWGHRAHDEVSDHVVDRVVERVREGMGLLVLHSGHYSKPFKRLMGTSCALKWREADERERIWVVEPSHPIASGMSEYLEVPEAEMYGERFDVPAPDDLVFTSWFEGGEVFRSGCCYNRGSGKVFYFRPGHETYPIYYRDDIRDVLANAAEWAAPSDGPEPFFGNADPLEDV
- a CDS encoding HpcH/HpaI aldolase/citrate lyase family protein yields the protein MARRSLLFSPGDRPELMRKAPTASADVICFDLEDAVAAAKKSDARAAVREVLSDPSFDPDAEVLVRVAAETAADDLDGVLGPNGDADVRLDAVMLSKTGFPEDVRDLDDELAARGWTLPVFALVETARGVLNAPDVAAAGPTTALVFGAEDLAADVGATRTEEGTEVLYARERVVLAAAAEGVDAIDTVYTDFEDEEGLRAETAFAGTLGYDGKMAIHPAQVSVINESFAPSPERVEWARKVLRAREEADASEAGVFRVDGEMIDAPLVAQAERILERAGER
- a CDS encoding DICT sensory domain-containing protein encodes the protein MSLTELIAGVEDSEKTLVVHNADDSTVDSVVERFADRNVTVATASTESGPPEYVVLSEGNRVLSATSLAEIVPDGGRPRTPGFDSEPYKPILDELDETMFTSYDWRRMLAASREIEDRAWRAGEGTLYAGFQNYSTLEKQLAVYEQLGTKADLDVTAFAFPDVDLPEHERTFDVFPERAAEIRDTWFVAFDGGGDEESKCALLAEEREPRQFYGFWTYDPGTVDYIFDHLGETYLDGRSDKRPAAGC